GTTTGCGACGCTCGATGCGATGGAAGACCACTTGTCGCGCCATCGCTACCTCGCGGGCGAGTACCTGACCGAAGCTGACTGGCGGGCATTCACTTCACTGGTGCGGTTCGACGTCGGGTACCATGGCGCGTTCAAGTGCAACTTGCGGCGGATCGAAGACTATCCCGCGCTGCGGGGCTATCTTCGTGAGCTATACCAGTGGCCGGGGATCGCCGGCACCGTCGACCTCGAGCTCATCAAGTTCGGCTATTGGTTCCTGACCGAGCGAAACCACATCGTCGCCATCGGACCGGAACTCGACCTGGCCACCCCGCACGACCGCGACCGGTTACCGGGGAAGGGCGTTTGGCAGGCCGGCGGCTAAGCCGGATCGATGTATTCCCATTCCGCGTAGCTGGCGGCCTGGGCCACGCGGGTGCCGTGTTCGTCGATCACGTTCCAGGTCAGCGCCGTATCGACCTTGAACCGCCGTCCGCTCGAGGCGACCCGCACGCCGTTGAAGCCTTCGATCCAGTCATCCTTGTCGAGCCTGGCGAACATCCGCAGCAGCTCTGCGCGCCGGATCGGCTCGGCACAAAGATGTGACGGCATGCCGATGAACGCCGAGGCGGTCATTTCGTACAGA
Above is a genomic segment from Altererythrobacter sp. Root672 containing:
- a CDS encoding MEKHLA domain-containing protein, with product MPVEDNERIAMQVSAGSRLPLIAESFARIAGKPLVDPASGGIEEAMWLAPRVIMAQGIDAVPRIFYANRLALDLYEMTASAFIGMPSHLCAEPIRRAELLRMFARLDKDDWIEGFNGVRVASSGRRFKVDTALTWNVIDEHGTRVAQAASYAEWEYIDPA